ATGGAATTAACAATTTATCTACTCCTGAAGGTAGAGACCTACTAGACAAACTACCTGAAAATACAATCATTACCCCCCACCCCAAGGAATTTCAGAAATTATTAAATCGTTCATGGCAGAATGATTATGAAAAGTTAGATCTGCTACGAGAGTTTTCTGTAAAATATCAGGTTATTGTGTGTTTAAAAGGTGCACATACAGCAGTAGCTCTACCAGATGGTAGCATTCACTTTAACTCAACTGGGAATCCAGGTATGGCAACAGGAGGGTCTGGAGATGTGCTTACAGGGATAATTACGGCTCTTCTAGCCCAAAAGTATAACCCTGCACATGCAGCAATCTTTGGCGTATATCTTCATGGATTAGCAGGAGATATAGCAGTAAAAGAGAAAAGTATATATAGTATGGTTGCATCTGATTTGACTGACAATCTGCCAAAAGCTTTTTTGGAGATTACAGCGTTGCAGACCCAAAACTCATAACTGCTTCGATTCTACTTTCGGCTGTTTTCTGGCTGTCCTGATCAATGCCGCAATTCCAATTACTGTCCAGATTATATTTACCACCGCAGAGGGAATAGCCTTATGATATAAAGTAAGAATGATTAAGCCTGCACTACCTATAATGTTTAACCATTTGTATAGAGTAGATTGGGCATCTATTTTACCACTCATATTTAAAAAGTAAGCTGTTACTACTAATACAGAACCTATCCAACCGACAGTTTCTACCACGATATCTGTTGTGGTCATTTGTTAAAATCGTTAAAAAATGAATCTATTCCAGTCTAAAATTGTA
This genomic stretch from Xanthocytophaga agilis harbors:
- a CDS encoding CBU_0592 family membrane protein is translated as MTTTDIVVETVGWIGSVLVVTAYFLNMSGKIDAQSTLYKWLNIIGSAGLIILTLYHKAIPSAVVNIIWTVIGIAALIRTARKQPKVESKQL